A single Xiphias gladius isolate SHS-SW01 ecotype Sanya breed wild chromosome 22, ASM1685928v1, whole genome shotgun sequence DNA region contains:
- the pomgnt2 gene encoding protein O-linked-mannose beta-1,4-N-acetylglucosaminyltransferase 2: MRASVAGCRMSVGALLNGLLVSVVAALLWKYSKLSEHAALLEEELHMTQQSQELSRARIDYHVALQALQKHGTRMVCTGKMHTDRICRFDYLCYCSEAEEFVFFHSNSSVMLPSLGSRRFQPALLDLSSVEDHNTQYFNFLELPAAALKFMPKPVFVPDMTLILNRFNPDNLMHVFHDDLLPVFYTMKQYSDLDDEARLVFMEGWGEGPHFDLYQLLSSKQPLLKEQLRNFGKLMCFTKSYVGLSKMTTWYQYGFVQPQGPKANILVSGNEIRQFARALMEKMNITRVEEAEKDGGSAEDEKEKEKYDDYIVVFSRSTTRLILNEAELIMVLAQEFQMRVVTLSLEEQSFPSIVQVISGASMLVSMHGAQLITSLFLPRGAAVVELFPFAVNPEQYTPYKTLASLPGMDLHYISWRNTKEENTITHPDRPWEQGGIAHLEKEEQERILASKDVPRHLCCRNPEWLFRIYQDTLVDIPSFLEVIKEGMKTKPSLKKSKPASTVHPGRVREPKCQTSVQTNNEAKLTVSWQIPWNLKYLKVREVKYEVWIQEQGENTYMPYILPQQNYTFSDNIKPFTTYLVWVRCIFNKNLLGPFADVLMCKT, translated from the coding sequence ATGCGGGCTTCAGTGGCAGGCTGCAGGATGAGCGTAGGCGCTCTTCTTAATGGGCTGCTGGTCTCTGTGGTAGCAGCTCTACTTTGGAAGTATTCCAAACTGAGTGAGCATGCTGCCCTGCTGGAGGAAGAGCTGCACATGACACAGCAGTCCCAGGAGCTCTCACGGGCCCGCATCGATTACCATGTTGCCCTGCAGGCTCTTCAGAAACATGGCACCCGCATGGTCTGCACTGGCAAGATGCACACTGACCGCATCTGCCGCTTCGACTACCTCTGCTACTGCTCTGAGGCAGAGGAGTTTGTGTTCTTCCACTCCAATTCCTCTGTCATGTTGCCTAGTCTGGGTTCTAGGCGGTTCCAACCTGCCCTGCTGGACTTGTCATCAGTAGAGGATCACAATACCCAATACTTCAACTTTTTAGAGCTCCCAGCTGCGGCTTTAAAGTTTATGCCCAAGCCTGTGTTCGTACCAGATATGACACTGATCCTAAACAGGTTTAATCCTGATAACCTAATGCATGTATTCCACGATGACCTACTCCCAGTCTTCTATACCATGAAACAGTATTCAGACTTGGATGATGAGGCTCGTCTGGTGTTCATGGAGGGCTGGGGGGAAGGCCCACACTTTGACCTCTACCAACTTCTCAGCAGCAAGCAGCCACTACTCAAAGAACAGCTTAGAAACTTTGGCAAATTAATGTGTTTTACCAAATCTTACGTTGGCTTGTCCAAGATGACCACCTGGTACCAGTATGGGTTTGTCCAGCCGCAGGGGCCTAAAGCCAACATTTTGGTCTCAGGGAATGAGATTCGGCAGTTTGCCAGGGCTCTGATGGAGAAAATGAACATTACCAGAGTGGAGGAGGCtgagaaggatggagggagtgCTGAAgatgagaaggagaaagagaagtaTGATGATTACATTGTTGTTTTCAGTCGTTCAACAACAAGGCTGATACTTAACGAAGCAGAGCTTATCATGGTGTTGGCCCAGGAGTTCCAGATGAGAGTGGTCACACTATCCCTGGAGGAACAGTCTTTCCCTAGTATCGTCCAGGTGATCAGTGGTGCTTCCATGTTAGTCAGCATGCACGGAGCTCAGCTTATCACCTCACTCTTCCTCCccagaggagctgctgtggTGGAACTGTTCCCCTTTGCTGTGAACCCAGAGCAGTACACACCATATAAAACCCTTGCCTCCCTTCCAGGCATGGACCTTCATTATATCTCCTGGAGGAACACTAAGGAGGAAAACACGATCACTCACCCAGACAGACCCTGGGAACAAGGAGGCATTGCTCACTtggagaaggaggagcaggagcgaATACTGGCCAGTAAGGACGTCCCTCGGCACCTGTGCTGCCGCAACCCAGAGTGGCTTTTCCGGATCTACCAGGACACTTTGGTGGACATCCCTTCTTTCCTGGAAGTCATCAAAGAGGGCATGAAGACCAAGCCCAGCTTGAAGAAGTCAAAACCGGCCAGCACTGTCCACCCAGGCCGAGTCAGAGAACCCAAATGTCAGACCTCAGTACAAACCAATAATGAGGCTAAACTCACAGTCTCCTGGCAGATCCCGTGGAATCTGAAATACCTGAAGGTAAGAGAGGTGAAGTATGAGGTGTGGATCCAGGAGCAAGGAGAGAACACCTACATGCCTTATATCCTTCCCCAGCAGAACTATACTTTTTCAGATAACATTAAGCCCTTCACCACCTACCTGGTGTGGGTCAGGTGTATCTTCAACAAGAACCTCTTGGGTCCATTTGCAGACGTTCTTATGTGTAAGACCTAG